A genomic region of Desulfovibrio aminophilus contains the following coding sequences:
- a CDS encoding HAD-IIIA family hydrolase — translation MSGFENVTAYVLAGGFGTRLRQAVPDRPKALAEILGRPYIHHLLDGLAPLGVRRVVLCTGHLADMLEDGLGADYRGMELLYSREDAPLGTGGALALAFSRHPAELALCLNGDSLTDADLGAYLRWFEPRRESAALLLAPVEDAGRYGRVELDGAGRVTGFSEKGADGPGLISAGVYLLRPGALVRLTPGEPASIEQDLFPALAAGGDLCGWATSARFLDIGTPESYAAAGRFLLGPDGGGAAVFLDRDGTVIADKHYLHDPAGVELLPGAAEGLRRMAALGLRLVLVSNQSGVGRGYFGRGDVERVHGRLVELLDAEGVRLDAFYICPHAPGEDCSCRKPRPGLVERACRELGLDAAASFVIGDKPCDVDLGLAVKATPILVTTGREAQTAGPGEHRAAHVASGLEAAAERIETILSARAGGGEGA, via the coding sequence ATGTCCGGCTTTGAGAACGTCACGGCATACGTCCTGGCGGGCGGGTTCGGAACCCGCCTGCGCCAGGCCGTGCCCGACAGGCCCAAGGCCTTGGCGGAAATCCTGGGCCGCCCGTACATCCACCACCTGCTGGACGGCCTGGCTCCGCTCGGCGTGCGGCGGGTGGTGCTCTGCACCGGGCACCTGGCGGACATGCTGGAGGACGGACTCGGGGCGGACTACCGGGGCATGGAGCTGCTGTACTCCCGCGAGGACGCGCCCCTCGGCACGGGCGGCGCGCTGGCCCTGGCCTTCTCGCGCCATCCGGCGGAACTGGCCCTGTGCCTGAACGGCGACTCCCTGACCGACGCGGACCTGGGCGCGTATCTGCGCTGGTTCGAGCCGCGCCGGGAATCCGCCGCGCTGCTGCTGGCCCCGGTGGAGGACGCCGGGCGCTACGGCCGCGTGGAGCTGGACGGCGCGGGCCGCGTCACCGGATTCAGCGAGAAGGGCGCGGACGGCCCGGGGCTCATCAGCGCCGGAGTCTATCTCTTGCGGCCCGGGGCCCTGGTCCGGCTGACGCCCGGTGAACCGGCCTCCATCGAGCAGGACCTGTTCCCGGCCCTGGCGGCCGGGGGGGACCTCTGCGGCTGGGCCACCTCGGCGCGTTTCCTGGACATCGGCACGCCGGAGTCCTACGCGGCGGCGGGGCGCTTCCTGCTCGGCCCCGACGGCGGGGGCGCGGCGGTGTTCCTGGACCGCGACGGCACGGTGATCGCGGACAAGCATTACCTGCACGACCCGGCCGGGGTGGAGCTGCTGCCCGGGGCCGCGGAGGGGTTGCGGCGCATGGCCGCGCTCGGCCTGCGGCTCGTGCTCGTCTCGAACCAGAGCGGGGTGGGGCGCGGCTATTTCGGCCGGGGCGACGTGGAGCGCGTGCACGGGCGGCTCGTGGAACTGCTGGACGCCGAGGGCGTGCGTCTCGACGCCTTCTACATTTGTCCGCACGCGCCCGGGGAGGACTGCTCCTGCCGCAAGCCCAGGCCCGGCCTCGTGGAGCGGGCCTGCCGCGAACTCGGGCTGGACGCGGCGGCGAGCTTCGTCATCGGCGACAAGCCCTGCGACGTGGACCTGGGGCTGGCGGTGAAGGCCACGCCCATCCTCGTGACCACGGGCCGGGAGGCCCAAACCGCCGGGCCCGGGGAGCACCGGGCCGCGCACGTGGCCTCCGGGCTGGAGGCGGCGGCGGAACGCATCGAAACCATCCTGTCCGCGCGCGCGGGCGGCGGGGAGGGCGCATGA
- a CDS encoding thiamine pyrophosphate-dependent dehydrogenase E1 component subunit alpha translates to MLRIRRVQERIESEYMGDEMKTPVHLYIGQEAIASGVCAVLRDEDAVNGNHRGHGHYLAKGGDLKAMIAELFCRSTGCSKGFGGSMHLVDTAHGNMGTSAIVGGGIPIGTGQALAFQMRRLDRVSVVFFGDGAADEGTFYESVNFAMLKRLPVVYVMENNGWAVCSSTASRQCAENVFHRGADPELLFTARIDGNDPELVRAAAEKAVARARAGLGPSFIECATYRILGHAGCLQQDPKGYRDPAEVEAWRERCPVRTYRDRLLEGGLLDPSALDRMEAEIAAEIDAAFAFARTSPLPTADDLHTNLFRG, encoded by the coding sequence ATGCTGCGCATCCGCCGCGTGCAGGAGCGCATCGAGTCCGAGTACATGGGCGACGAGATGAAGACGCCGGTGCATCTGTACATCGGCCAGGAGGCCATCGCCTCGGGCGTGTGCGCGGTGCTGCGCGACGAGGACGCGGTCAACGGCAATCATCGCGGCCACGGGCACTATCTGGCCAAGGGCGGCGACCTGAAGGCCATGATCGCGGAGCTGTTTTGCCGGAGCACGGGCTGCTCCAAGGGCTTCGGCGGGAGCATGCACCTGGTGGACACGGCCCACGGCAACATGGGCACCAGCGCCATCGTGGGCGGCGGCATCCCCATCGGCACGGGCCAGGCCCTGGCCTTCCAGATGCGGAGGCTGGACCGGGTGAGCGTGGTCTTCTTCGGCGACGGCGCGGCCGACGAGGGCACGTTCTACGAGTCGGTGAACTTCGCCATGCTCAAGCGCCTGCCCGTGGTCTACGTCATGGAGAACAACGGCTGGGCCGTGTGTTCTTCCACCGCCTCCCGCCAGTGCGCGGAGAACGTGTTCCACCGGGGCGCGGACCCGGAGCTGCTGTTCACGGCCAGGATCGACGGCAACGACCCGGAGCTGGTGCGGGCCGCGGCGGAGAAGGCCGTGGCGCGGGCCCGGGCCGGTCTCGGCCCCTCGTTCATCGAGTGCGCGACCTACCGCATCCTGGGCCACGCCGGGTGCCTCCAGCAGGACCCCAAGGGCTACCGCGATCCGGCGGAAGTGGAGGCCTGGCGCGAGCGCTGCCCGGTGCGGACCTACCGGGACAGGCTGCTGGAGGGCGGCCTGCTCGACCCGTCCGCCCTGGACCGCATGGAGGCCGAGATCGCGGCCGAGATCGACGCGGCCTTCGCCTTCGCCCGCACGAGCCCCCTGCCCACGGCGGACGACCTGCACACCAACCTTTTCCGTGGATGA
- a CDS encoding kinase: MIICRTPFRVSFFGGGTDYPGWYRRHGGQVLSTAIDKYCYITLRHLPPFFEHTIRAVYSKIELCRSLDEVKHPAIRETLRFMRMGSSVEIHHDGDLPARSGMGSSSSFTVGLLHALYALKGRMPSKEQLAREAIHIEQDMIKETVGSQDQCAAAYGGLNHIIFHRDGEIEVRPLTVANPRLSEFTDHLMLFYTGIMRTASDVADTYVENLDAKEGLLRTMHGMVDEGIRILQSNRCICGFGELLHEAWQAKRSLSPNISNGVVDDLYSRARENGAIGGKLIGAGGGGFLLLFVPPSARERVREELTELLHVPFTVCRHGSQIIFYEPQGREYRQCENDRRNRVINGFRELDTLKG; encoded by the coding sequence ATGATCATCTGCAGAACCCCGTTCCGGGTCTCGTTCTTCGGCGGCGGCACCGACTATCCGGGCTGGTACCGCCGGCACGGCGGCCAGGTGCTCTCCACGGCCATCGACAAGTACTGCTACATCACGCTGCGCCACCTGCCGCCCTTCTTCGAGCACACCATCCGCGCGGTCTATTCCAAGATCGAACTTTGCCGGAGCCTCGACGAGGTGAAGCACCCGGCCATCCGCGAGACCCTGCGCTTCATGCGCATGGGCAGCAGCGTGGAGATCCACCACGACGGCGACCTGCCCGCCCGCAGCGGCATGGGCTCCAGCTCCTCGTTCACCGTGGGCCTCCTGCACGCGCTCTACGCTCTGAAGGGGCGCATGCCGAGCAAGGAGCAGCTGGCGCGCGAGGCCATCCACATCGAACAGGACATGATCAAGGAGACCGTGGGCTCCCAGGACCAGTGCGCCGCGGCCTACGGCGGGCTGAATCACATCATCTTCCACCGCGACGGCGAGATCGAGGTGCGGCCGCTGACCGTGGCCAATCCGCGCCTGTCCGAGTTCACCGACCACCTCATGCTGTTCTACACCGGCATCATGCGCACGGCCTCCGATGTGGCGGACACCTATGTGGAGAACCTGGACGCCAAGGAGGGCCTCCTGCGCACGATGCACGGCATGGTGGACGAGGGCATCCGCATCCTGCAGAGCAACCGCTGCATCTGCGGTTTCGGCGAGCTGCTGCACGAGGCCTGGCAGGCCAAGCGTTCCCTGAGCCCGAACATCTCCAACGGCGTTGTGGACGATCTCTACTCCCGCGCCCGGGAGAACGGGGCCATCGGTGGCAAGCTCATCGGCGCGGGCGGGGGCGGCTTTCTGCTCCTGTTCGTGCCTCCGTCGGCGCGGGAGCGCGTGCGCGAGGAACTCACCGAGCTGCTGCACGTGCCCTTCACCGTCTGCCGCCACGGCAGCCAGATCATCTTCTACGAGCCGCAGGGCCGGGAGTACCGGCAGTGCGAGAACGACCGCCGGAACCGGGTCATCAACGGCTTCCGGGAACTGGACACGCTGAAGGGCTGA
- a CDS encoding GDP-L-fucose synthase — MSGRPKIFVAGGSKALGAAISRAFAQAGHVCLASAKEADPRDQRAVDAFFEAERPDWVVYAAGKAGGIGLNRRAPADLILDNLLCAAHVLHAAHRNGARKLLYLASSCVYPKDAAQPIREESLYASPLEPTNLAYAVSKLAGLELCRAIRRQHGADFNIAVPTNFFGPGDDFSPENSHVVGALMARMRAARDAGDESLAVWGTGRARREFLYVDDVADAVVFLMRGHSWDGPLNIGSGEAVSIAELAEALKGVTGFAGRIEYDASKPDGMPVKVLDSSRLAGLGWTPKVPFAEGLARTWDWYLGRN, encoded by the coding sequence ATGAGCGGCAGGCCGAAAATCTTCGTGGCCGGAGGCTCCAAGGCGCTCGGCGCGGCCATTTCACGGGCCTTCGCCCAGGCCGGGCACGTCTGCCTGGCCTCGGCCAAGGAGGCGGACCCGCGCGACCAGCGCGCCGTGGACGCCTTTTTCGAGGCCGAGCGGCCGGACTGGGTGGTCTACGCGGCGGGCAAGGCCGGAGGCATCGGGCTCAACCGCCGCGCCCCGGCTGACCTCATCCTGGACAACCTGCTCTGCGCCGCCCACGTGCTGCACGCCGCGCACCGCAACGGCGCGCGCAAGCTGCTCTACCTCGCCAGCTCCTGCGTCTATCCCAAGGACGCGGCCCAGCCCATCCGCGAGGAGAGCCTGTACGCCTCGCCCCTGGAACCCACGAATTTGGCCTACGCCGTGTCCAAGCTGGCCGGGCTCGAACTCTGCCGGGCCATCCGGCGACAGCACGGGGCGGACTTCAACATCGCGGTGCCGACCAACTTTTTCGGTCCCGGCGACGACTTCAGCCCGGAGAACTCCCACGTGGTGGGCGCGCTCATGGCGCGCATGCGGGCGGCCCGGGACGCGGGCGACGAGTCCCTCGCCGTCTGGGGCACGGGACGCGCCCGGCGCGAGTTTCTGTACGTGGACGACGTGGCCGACGCCGTGGTCTTTCTCATGCGCGGCCACAGCTGGGACGGGCCGCTGAACATCGGCTCCGGCGAGGCCGTGTCCATCGCGGAGCTGGCGGAGGCGCTCAAGGGCGTCACCGGCTTCGCCGGACGGATCGAGTACGACGCCTCCAAGCCCGACGGCATGCCGGTGAAGGTGCTCGACTCCTCGCGCCTGGCCGGGCTCGGCTGGACGCCGAAGGTGCCCTTCGCCGAGGGTCTGGCCCGCACCTGGGACTGGTACCTGGGCCGCAACTGA
- a CDS encoding AEC family transporter: MSGVLAAIAPIFALILAGYGLRRLNFPGQDFWPDMERLTYYVLFPALLVDSLSGKDTGGLPVALPALALVLAVCATALLLVLLRPRLGLSGPAFTSILQGAIRPNTYVGLSLASALLGERGLAHSAVILLVLVPLVNILSVAALNRHGEGRARTGPLGVLRELARNPLILACLAGVALNAVGQRLPFGLSDILTILGRGALPLGLLAVGAGLRFQGARPWPLGLACLLHLALLPLLAAGACALLGAAPESRLVVVIFTAVPAAASSYILARQMGGDADLMAAVITAETAASALTLPLAVAWLG; the protein is encoded by the coding sequence GTGAGCGGCGTCCTGGCGGCCATCGCGCCGATCTTCGCCCTCATCCTGGCGGGATACGGGCTCCGGCGTCTGAACTTCCCCGGCCAGGACTTCTGGCCGGACATGGAGCGGCTGACCTACTACGTGCTCTTCCCGGCCCTGCTGGTGGACAGCCTCTCGGGCAAGGACACCGGCGGCCTGCCCGTGGCCCTGCCCGCCCTGGCCCTGGTCCTGGCGGTCTGCGCCACGGCCCTGCTGCTGGTGCTCCTGCGGCCCCGGCTGGGACTCTCCGGCCCGGCCTTCACCTCGATCCTGCAGGGCGCGATCCGGCCCAACACCTACGTGGGCCTCTCCCTGGCCTCGGCCCTGCTCGGGGAGCGGGGGCTGGCCCACTCGGCCGTGATCCTGCTCGTGCTGGTGCCCCTGGTGAACATCCTCTCCGTGGCCGCGCTCAACCGCCACGGCGAGGGCCGGGCCCGCACCGGCCCGCTGGGGGTGCTCCGCGAGCTGGCGAGGAACCCGCTCATCCTGGCCTGCCTGGCCGGGGTCGCGCTGAACGCCGTGGGCCAACGCCTGCCCTTCGGGCTCTCCGACATCCTGACCATCCTCGGCCGGGGGGCCCTGCCCCTGGGCCTGCTGGCCGTGGGCGCGGGCCTGCGTTTCCAGGGAGCCCGCCCCTGGCCCCTGGGCTTGGCCTGCCTGCTCCATCTGGCCCTGCTGCCGCTCCTGGCCGCCGGGGCCTGCGCGCTTCTGGGCGCGGCCCCCGAGTCCCGGCTCGTGGTGGTGATCTTCACCGCCGTTCCGGCGGCGGCCTCGTCCTACATCCTGGCCCGCCAGATGGGCGGCGACGCGGACCTCATGGCCGCGGTGATCACGGCCGAGACCGCCGCCTCGGCCCTGACCCTGCCCCTGGCCGTGGCCTGGCTCGGTTGA
- a CDS encoding N-acyl homoserine lactonase family protein: MRYVIHPIVMGSKVFDKGMMTYQHGYGTPYVIPIYCWYLEGGDRKILVDTGEMRPIQSEDREKALGGRIYTFEEGLALYGLKPEDIDIIVHTHLHNDHCENDSLCVNAKIYVHEAELAAVHDPHPLDFRYLEDYVEEVEERGQIVPVTGDMEIVPGVRVIHTPAHTDGGLTVLVDTAKGLAAITGFCVIMENLEPPREVRGMEMEVIPPGTCTNPKAAYDILLKVKSLADILLPLHEPRFASTPSIPE; this comes from the coding sequence ATGCGCTACGTGATCCATCCCATCGTCATGGGCAGCAAGGTTTTCGACAAGGGCATGATGACCTACCAGCACGGCTACGGCACGCCCTACGTCATTCCCATCTACTGCTGGTACCTGGAGGGCGGGGACCGGAAGATCCTCGTGGACACGGGCGAGATGCGGCCCATCCAATCCGAGGACCGGGAAAAGGCCCTCGGCGGGCGGATATACACCTTCGAGGAGGGCTTGGCCCTCTATGGCCTCAAGCCCGAGGACATCGACATCATCGTCCACACCCACCTGCACAACGACCACTGCGAGAACGACAGCCTCTGCGTGAACGCAAAAATATACGTCCACGAAGCCGAGCTGGCCGCCGTGCACGACCCGCATCCGCTCGATTTCCGCTACCTGGAGGACTACGTGGAGGAGGTCGAGGAGCGCGGCCAGATCGTGCCCGTGACCGGGGACATGGAGATCGTGCCCGGCGTGCGCGTGATCCACACCCCGGCGCACACGGACGGCGGGCTCACCGTGCTCGTGGACACGGCCAAGGGCCTGGCCGCCATCACCGGCTTCTGCGTCATCATGGAGAACCTGGAGCCGCCCCGCGAGGTCCGGGGCATGGAGATGGAGGTCATCCCTCCCGGCACCTGCACGAACCCCAAGGCCGCCTACGACATCCTGCTCAAGGTCAAGAGCCTGGCGGACATCCTCCTGCCCCTGCACGAGCCGCGCTTCGCCTCCACGCCCTCCATCCCGGAGTAG
- a CDS encoding DUF554 domain-containing protein: MLPLGSLVNALAIILGSVIGMLLHNRFPERVRAIVFQGLGLCVLLIGIQMALKVENILILIFSVLLGGILGELLNLEGLFEVLAGKLKAVVRSRNASFTDGLITSSLIFCIGAMAIVGSFDEGIRGDATVLYTKSILDGFASVALASTYGAGVLFSFLPVLLYQGGLTLFAGVFQQYFTPQLIAQLTATGGVLILGIGFTLLDIKRVKLSNLLPALPMVVVLTLIFG; this comes from the coding sequence ATGCTCCCCCTGGGCTCCCTGGTCAACGCCCTGGCCATCATCCTCGGCAGCGTCATCGGCATGCTCCTGCACAACCGCTTTCCCGAACGCGTGCGGGCCATCGTCTTCCAGGGCCTGGGCCTCTGCGTCCTGCTCATCGGCATCCAGATGGCCCTCAAGGTGGAGAACATCCTCATCCTGATCTTCAGCGTGCTCCTGGGCGGAATCCTCGGCGAACTGCTCAACCTGGAAGGGCTCTTCGAGGTCCTGGCGGGCAAGCTGAAGGCCGTGGTGCGCTCGCGCAACGCCTCCTTCACCGACGGCCTGATCACGTCCTCGCTCATCTTCTGCATCGGGGCCATGGCCATCGTCGGCTCCTTCGACGAGGGCATCCGGGGCGACGCCACGGTGCTCTACACGAAGTCCATCCTGGACGGCTTCGCCTCCGTGGCCCTGGCCTCGACCTACGGCGCGGGCGTGCTCTTCTCCTTCCTGCCCGTGCTGCTCTACCAGGGCGGGCTGACCCTCTTCGCCGGGGTCTTCCAGCAGTATTTCACGCCCCAGCTCATCGCCCAGCTCACGGCCACGGGCGGGGTGCTCATCCTGGGCATCGGCTTCACGCTCCTGGACATCAAGCGCGTGAAGCTCTCCAACCTGCTGCCCGCCCTGCCGATGGTCGTGGTCCTGACCCTGATCTTCGGCTAG
- a CDS encoding NAD(P)-dependent oxidoreductase: MAERIFVTGGAGYLGSTLVPLLLAKGYEVTVLDNLMHGQHVLLDCCACKGFEFVKGDICDHALVNGLIARHDVIIPLAAIVGAPACKLNPTLTDLVNREAHLNIVRNASKDQLVIFPTTNSGYGIGEKDAYCTEESPLRPISSYGVTKVEIEKAFLDKGAAITFRLATVFGMSPRMRMDLLVNDFTYRAFKDRSVILFEDHFRRNYIHVRDVAKAFMFGLDNYDRMKGRPYNVGLSSANLTKRQLAEKIKEHVPDFYIHSAPIGEDPDKRDYLVSNDKIEALGWRPEHGLDDGIKELLKGYRILKPNRFANV; the protein is encoded by the coding sequence ATGGCTGAACGGATTTTCGTCACCGGCGGCGCCGGGTACCTCGGCTCCACCCTGGTGCCCCTGCTGCTGGCCAAGGGATACGAGGTCACGGTCCTGGACAACCTCATGCACGGCCAGCACGTGCTGCTCGACTGCTGCGCCTGCAAGGGCTTCGAGTTCGTGAAGGGCGACATCTGCGACCACGCCCTGGTCAACGGGCTCATCGCCAGGCACGACGTGATCATCCCCCTGGCCGCCATCGTGGGCGCGCCCGCCTGCAAGCTGAACCCCACCCTGACGGACCTGGTCAACCGCGAGGCGCACCTGAACATCGTCAGGAACGCCTCCAAGGACCAGCTGGTCATCTTCCCGACCACCAACTCCGGCTACGGCATCGGCGAGAAGGACGCCTATTGCACCGAGGAGTCGCCCCTGCGGCCCATCTCCTCCTACGGCGTGACCAAGGTGGAGATCGAGAAGGCGTTCCTGGACAAGGGCGCGGCCATCACCTTCCGGCTGGCCACGGTCTTCGGCATGAGCCCGCGCATGCGCATGGACCTGCTGGTGAACGACTTCACCTACCGGGCCTTCAAGGACCGCAGCGTGATCCTCTTCGAGGACCACTTCCGGCGCAACTACATCCACGTGCGCGACGTGGCCAAGGCCTTCATGTTCGGCCTGGACAACTATGACCGGATGAAGGGCCGGCCGTACAACGTGGGCCTGTCCTCGGCCAACCTGACCAAGCGCCAGCTGGCCGAGAAGATCAAGGAGCACGTGCCGGACTTCTACATCCACTCCGCGCCCATCGGCGAGGACCCGGACAAGCGCGACTACCTCGTGAGCAACGACAAGATCGAGGCCCTGGGCTGGCGGCCCGAGCACGGCCTGGACGACGGCATCAAGGAGCTGCTCAAGGGCTATCGCATCCTGAAACCGAACCGTTTCGCCAACGTGTGA
- a CDS encoding alpha-ketoacid dehydrogenase subunit beta: MPWSRIKPDTNEPDFLSDAMPGGPDGRRITYAEAVNEALSQALALDPRVFVMGQGVDDPSGMFGATRGLHLRHGRERVFDTPLAETALSGVAVGAALGGMRPVYFHNRPDFLLLAMDQLVNHAAKWHYMFGGAACVPLVFWACIGRGWGSAAQHSQALQGLFNHVPGLKLVMPATCFDAKGLMLAAIADDNPVLIIDHRMNFRQRGIVPETPYTVPLGRGVVRRRGRDVTVVAVSHLLAEAFAAAQELAAEEGVEAEIIDPRTLRPLDEELILASVARTGRLVVADTGWKTGGVAAEIAAMVAEKGFDSLRAPVVRVCNPDLPTPSGYTLERAYYVGKDEIKAGILKAARG; encoded by the coding sequence ATGCCCTGGTCGCGCATCAAACCCGACACCAACGAGCCGGACTTCCTCTCCGACGCCATGCCCGGCGGGCCCGACGGCCGCCGGATCACCTACGCCGAGGCCGTCAACGAGGCGCTCTCCCAGGCTCTGGCCCTCGATCCGCGCGTGTTCGTCATGGGCCAGGGCGTGGACGACCCCTCGGGCATGTTCGGGGCCACCCGGGGCCTGCACCTGCGGCACGGCCGGGAACGGGTCTTCGACACGCCCCTGGCCGAGACCGCGCTCTCCGGCGTGGCCGTGGGCGCGGCGCTGGGAGGCATGCGGCCGGTGTACTTCCACAACCGGCCGGACTTCCTCCTGCTGGCCATGGACCAGTTGGTGAACCACGCGGCCAAGTGGCACTACATGTTCGGCGGCGCGGCCTGCGTGCCGCTCGTGTTCTGGGCCTGCATCGGCCGGGGCTGGGGCTCGGCGGCGCAGCACTCCCAGGCCCTGCAGGGGCTTTTCAACCATGTGCCGGGCCTCAAGCTCGTCATGCCCGCCACCTGCTTCGACGCCAAGGGGCTCATGCTCGCGGCCATCGCGGACGACAACCCCGTGCTCATCATCGACCACCGCATGAATTTCCGGCAGCGCGGCATCGTGCCCGAGACGCCGTACACCGTGCCCCTCGGCAGGGGCGTGGTGCGCCGCCGGGGCCGCGACGTGACCGTGGTGGCCGTCTCGCACCTGCTGGCCGAGGCCTTCGCCGCGGCCCAGGAGCTGGCGGCCGAGGAGGGAGTCGAGGCCGAGATCATCGACCCGCGCACCCTGCGGCCCCTGGACGAGGAGCTCATCCTGGCCAGCGTGGCGCGCACGGGCAGGCTCGTGGTCGCGGACACGGGCTGGAAGACCGGCGGGGTCGCGGCCGAGATCGCGGCCATGGTGGCGGAGAAGGGCTTCGACAGCCTCCGCGCGCCGGTGGTGCGGGTCTGCAACCCGGACCTGCCCACGCCCAGCGGCTATACCCTGGAGCGCGCCTACTACGTCGGCAAGGACGAGATCAAGGCGGGCATCCTCAAGGCGGCGCGCGGATGA
- a CDS encoding nucleoside transporter C-terminal domain-containing protein, with translation MQMFQSALGLAALIGIAWLLSENRKAARLRPVLLGLALQFAVALALFKIPACGRFFIALNQAVAAVEEATRSGTSFVFGYLGGGPLPFTESYPGAAFVLAFQALPLVLVVSALSSLLFYWRVLPVVVRAFSWVLEKTMRIGGALGLSVAANVFVGMVEAPLIIRPYLGRMTRSELFTCMTSGMATIAGTVFILYAGILRQAIPDALGHLLAASLISGPAAILISQLMVPETGEICLGRVDPPRAAMSSMDAVARGTSDGMGLYLNILAMLVVLIALVALGNSILGLLPDLGGAPLTLQRLAGWMLAPLAWLLGVPWAEAQTAGTLLGVKVVLNELLAYVDLANLPAGALSERSRLILVYALCGFANFGSLGIMIGGMRALVPERAQEVAALGPRTIVSGFLASCMTGAVVGVIF, from the coding sequence ATGCAGATGTTTCAAAGCGCCCTGGGCCTGGCGGCCCTGATCGGGATCGCCTGGCTCCTGAGCGAGAACCGCAAGGCCGCGCGCCTGCGGCCCGTGCTTCTCGGCCTGGCGCTCCAGTTCGCCGTGGCCTTGGCCCTGTTCAAGATCCCGGCCTGCGGGCGGTTCTTCATCGCGCTGAACCAGGCGGTGGCGGCCGTGGAGGAGGCCACCCGCAGCGGCACGAGCTTCGTCTTCGGCTACCTGGGCGGCGGGCCGCTGCCCTTCACCGAGAGCTACCCCGGCGCGGCCTTCGTGCTCGCCTTCCAGGCCCTGCCCCTGGTCCTGGTGGTCAGCGCCCTGTCCTCGCTGCTCTTCTACTGGCGCGTGCTGCCCGTGGTGGTGCGGGCCTTTTCCTGGGTGCTGGAGAAGACCATGCGCATCGGCGGAGCCCTGGGGCTGTCCGTGGCGGCCAACGTCTTCGTGGGCATGGTCGAGGCCCCGCTCATCATCAGGCCCTACCTCGGCCGGATGACCCGCAGCGAGCTGTTCACCTGCATGACCAGCGGCATGGCGACCATCGCGGGCACGGTCTTCATCCTCTACGCCGGCATCCTCCGCCAGGCCATTCCCGACGCCCTGGGGCATCTCCTGGCCGCCTCGCTGATCAGCGGCCCGGCCGCCATCCTCATCTCCCAGCTCATGGTCCCGGAGACCGGGGAGATCTGCCTCGGCCGGGTCGACCCGCCGCGCGCGGCCATGAGCAGCATGGACGCCGTGGCCCGGGGCACTTCCGACGGCATGGGGCTGTATCTCAACATCCTGGCCATGCTCGTGGTGCTCATCGCCCTGGTGGCCCTGGGCAATTCGATCCTGGGCCTGCTGCCGGACCTGGGCGGCGCGCCGCTCACGCTCCAGCGCCTGGCGGGCTGGATGCTCGCGCCCCTGGCCTGGCTCCTGGGCGTGCCCTGGGCCGAGGCCCAGACCGCCGGGACGCTCCTGGGCGTGAAGGTGGTGCTCAACGAGCTGCTGGCCTATGTCGATCTGGCGAACCTGCCCGCCGGGGCGCTCTCGGAGCGCAGCCGGCTCATCCTGGTCTACGCCCTGTGCGGCTTCGCCAACTTCGGCAGCCTGGGCATCATGATCGGCGGCATGCGCGCCCTGGTCCCGGAACGGGCCCAGGAGGTGGCCGCCCTGGGGCCGAGGACCATCGTCTCGGGCTTTCTGGCGTCCTGCATGACCGGCGCCGTGGTGGGCGTCATTTTCTGA